CGCGCAGCTCCTTCACGCCCGACAGCACCGCGGAGAAGGCCACGAACTCGGCGTCCGCGGCGCGCGCCAGCAGATGCGCGAGCGTGGTCTTGCCCGTGCCGGGTGGTCCCCAGAGGATCAGGGAATGCAGGCGGCGGCTCTCGATCATCTCGCGCACGATCCGCCCCGGTCCGAGCAGGTGCTCCTGGCCGACGATCTCGTCGAGGGTCGCCGGTCGCATGCGCTCGGCGAGGGGTGCGCGACGTCGGCGCTCACGCTCGCCGTGGGCGGCGAAGAGATCGCTCGTCGGCTCGGGGCGTTTCACGGCGGCCGACCGTACCACAGACGCGTCGCCGGATCGCCATCGGGTTGCCATTTCGCCATCCCCCCACCATAACCGGGCGCATGCCGGAGACGCCGAGGACCGTCGGTCTCGTCGTGAAGCGGGGGCGGGCCGAGGCGGCGACGCTCGCGGCGACCATCGCCGCCCGCCTGCGGGCGCGCGAGGTGCGCGTGCTCGTGGAGGCGGAGCTCGGGGAGCTTCCCGAGGTGCGGGTCGTCGACAAGCCGACCATGGCCCGCACGGCGGACCTGATCGTCGTGTTCGGCGGCGACGGGACGTTGCTCGGCGTCGCGCGGCTCGCGGGTCCGCGGGAGCTGCGCGTGCTCGGCGTGAACCTCGGCGGGCTCGGATTCCTGACCGAGGTTTCGACGAGCGATGCCTTGCCGACGCTCGACCGGGTGTTCGCGGGCGACTATCAGCTCGATCGCCGCACGACCCTCGCCGTTCGCGTGCTGCGCGGCGGGACCGCCGTGGCCGCGTCCCAGGTCTTGAACGACGCGGTCATCAACAAGGGCGCGCTCGCGCGCATCATCGACCTCCATACGTCGGTCGACGGCGAGTACCTCTGCGTCTACAAGGCCGACGGCCTGATCGTCGCGACGCCGACCGGGTCCACCGCGTACTCGCTGTCCGCGGGGGGGCCGCTCGTCGGTCCCGGCGTCGCGGTCGTGCTGCTGGCGCCGATCTGCCCGCACACGTTGACCCTGCGGCCCCTGGTGCTCGCCGACAGCTCGGTCGTGCGGGTGCAGCTCCGGGCTCCGGATCAGGAGGTGTTCCTCACGCTCGACGGACAGGAGGGCATCCCGCTCCGCGACGGCGACGTCGTGGAGGTGGCGCGCTCGCCGCACGTGGTCGCGCTGGTGCGCACCGTGCCGCGGAGCGTGCTCGGCGTCCTGCGCGACAAGCTGCACTGGGGCGAACGCTGACGCGATGCTGAGGGAGCTCAGGATCCGGTCGCTCGCCGTGATCGAGGACCTGGAGATCGGATTCGAGCCGGGCTTCAACGTCGTCACCGGCGAGACCGGCGCCGGCAAGACGATGCTGATGCGCGCGCTCGGGCTCGTGCTCGGGGGCCGCGGCGGCGCGGAGCTGGTGCGCGAGGGGGCGAAAGAAGCCGAGATCGAGGCGCTCTTCGCCGGGACCGCGGTCGCGGCCGCGATGGCCGCGCTCGCGGATGATGCCTCGAGCGACGGCGGCGAGCTCGCGGTGCGTCGCGTCGTGAGCGCGACCGGGCGGCAGCGTGCCTACGTCGACGACCGCTTGGTCACGACGACGCGCCTCGCGGAGATCGGCGAGCGGCTGGTGCACGTGTACGGCCAGCACGAGCATCAGTCGCTGCTGCGCGCCGAGACGGCCCGGCTCCATCTCGACGCCGTCGTCGGGCTCGGGAGCCCGGTCGCCGCGATGGCGAGCCGCTTTCGCGCGCTCGTCGAGGTCGAAGACCGCCTGGCGGCGTGCGTGGCGGGAGCCGCCGGCGTCGAGGCGCGCCGGGAGCTTCTCGCGTTCCAGTGCCAGGAGCTGGCGCGCGTCGCGCCGCGCGGCGGGGAGCTCGAGGAGCTGGAGCGCGAGCGCGAGGTGCTCCGGCATGCCGAGCGCCTGCGCGACGCGGCGGCCGAAGCGGAGGGCGTCCTGTACGCGGGCGAGGGCGCGGTGCTCGACGTGCTGGCGCGCGCGGCGCATCGGCTCGGCGAGCTCAGGACGCTCGATGCGGAGCTCGGCATCGCGGCGGATCTCCTGGCGGAGGTGCGGCCGGCGATCGAGGATGCGGCGCTTCGCGCCGGGGCGCGGGCGCGGGCGATCCAGGCCGATCCGGCCCGGCTCGAGCAGGTCGAGGAGCGCGTCGCGGCGCTCCAACGGCTCGCGCGCAAGCACGGCTGCACTCCGGAGGAGTTGCCGGCCCGGCGCGAAGCGCTCGAGCGGGCGCTCGCCGAGCTCACCGCCGGCGACGCCGACCCGGCGGCGCTCGAGGCCGCCGCCGACGCCGCCGCGGCCGAAGCGTGGGCCGCCGCCGACGCGCTCACCGCCGCGCGGGTACGGCATGCCCCCGAGCTCGCGCGCCGCATCACCGACGGCATGCGCGAGCTGGCGCTCGGAAGCGCACACCTCGAGCTCGTCCTCGAGCCGCACCGGCCGACCGCAGCCACGCCCGGCCGGCACGTCCGGAACGGAGTGGCGCTCGCGGCGGCGGGCGCGGAGCAGGTGACATGGATGTTCGCGCCGAACCCGGGCGAGAGCGCGCGGCCGCTCGCCAAGGTCGCCTCGGGCGGGGAGCTTTCCCGGATCATGCTGGCGATCAAGGCGGCGACCGCCGGCGCGACCGACGTACCGACGCTCCTCTTCGACGAGGTCGATGCCGGGATCGGCGGCGCGGTCGCCGAGACCGTCGGCCGGAAGCTCGCCGCGCTCGCGGTCGAACGGCAAGTGATCTGCATCACGCACCTGCCGCAGATCGCCGCCTGCGCCGACCATCACTTCGTGGTCC
This DNA window, taken from Deltaproteobacteria bacterium, encodes the following:
- a CDS encoding AAA family ATPase: MATRWRSGDASVVRSAAVKRPEPTSDLFAAHGERERRRRAPLAERMRPATLDEIVGQEHLLGPGRIVREMIESRRLHSLILWGPPGTGKTTLAHLLARAADAEFVAFSAVLSGVKELREIVAAAAERQRLHGRATILFVDEIHRFNKAQQDAFLPHVENGTIVLLGATTENPSFEVIAP
- a CDS encoding NAD(+)/NADH kinase; translation: MPETPRTVGLVVKRGRAEAATLAATIAARLRAREVRVLVEAELGELPEVRVVDKPTMARTADLIVVFGGDGTLLGVARLAGPRELRVLGVNLGGLGFLTEVSTSDALPTLDRVFAGDYQLDRRTTLAVRVLRGGTAVAASQVLNDAVINKGALARIIDLHTSVDGEYLCVYKADGLIVATPTGSTAYSLSAGGPLVGPGVAVVLLAPICPHTLTLRPLVLADSSVVRVQLRAPDQEVFLTLDGQEGIPLRDGDVVEVARSPHVVALVRTVPRSVLGVLRDKLHWGER
- the recN gene encoding DNA repair protein RecN; its protein translation is MLRELRIRSLAVIEDLEIGFEPGFNVVTGETGAGKTMLMRALGLVLGGRGGAELVREGAKEAEIEALFAGTAVAAAMAALADDASSDGGELAVRRVVSATGRQRAYVDDRLVTTTRLAEIGERLVHVYGQHEHQSLLRAETARLHLDAVVGLGSPVAAMASRFRALVEVEDRLAACVAGAAGVEARRELLAFQCQELARVAPRGGELEELEREREVLRHAERLRDAAAEAEGVLYAGEGAVLDVLARAAHRLGELRTLDAELGIAADLLAEVRPAIEDAALRAGARARAIQADPARLEQVEERVAALQRLARKHGCTPEELPARREALERALAELTAGDADPAALEAAADAAAAEAWAAADALTAARVRHAPELARRITDGMRELALGSAHLELVLEPHRPTAATPGRHVRNGVALAAAGAEQVTWMFAPNPGESARPLAKVASGGELSRIMLAIKAATAGATDVPTLLFDEVDAGIGGAVAETVGRKLAALAVERQVICITHLPQIAACADHHFVVRKRVAKGRTRSSAERLSDAERVDEIARMLAGITVTKEARRHAAELRRLGAQRAR